A genome region from Salvia splendens isolate huo1 chromosome 19, SspV2, whole genome shotgun sequence includes the following:
- the LOC121778526 gene encoding carotenoid cleavage dioxygenase 8 homolog B, chloroplastic-like, which produces MASLRISPIAPFTQSKRINTSRRGKHESSLFGTTFPNRVLNENRPLLAISKVATNPPSEVVPNQGGGNVDEKHVAWTSVKQERWQGELQVQGQIPQWLNGTYLRNGPGLWHIGDYNFRHLFDGYATLVRLSFDTGRLVMGHRQIESDAYKASQKNQKLCYREFSEAPKTDNFLAYMGDLAKLLSGASLTDNANTGVVKLGDGRVVCLTETQKGSIVIDPDTLDTLGKFEYSDNLGGLIHSAHPIVTDTEFITLLPDLINPGYQVVTMEPGSNERKVIGRVNCRGGPSPGWVHSFPVTEHYVVVPEMPLRYCAQNLLKAEPTPLYKFKWHPESKGFMHIMCKSSGKIVSSVEVPLFVTFHYINAYEEKDEDGRVTAVIADCCEHNADTNILRNLTLQNLRTRNGEDVLPDARVGRFRIPIDGSPNGTLEAALDPNEHGRGMDMCSINPNFLGKKYRYAYACGAQRPCNFPNTLTKIDLVEKKAKNWSEEGSVPSEPFFVARPGATEEDDGIVISMISEKNGDGFALVLDGTTFEEIARAKFPYGLPYGLHGAWVPKK; this is translated from the exons ATGGCTTCCCTAAGAATTTCTCCCATCGCCCCCTTTACTCAGTCCAAAAGAATCAACACCTCTCGTCGAGGCAAACATGAGTCGTCCTTGTTCGGGACGACTTTCCCGAATAGGGTTTTGAATGAGAATCGCCCACTGTTAGCTATCTCCAAAGTTGCTACAAACCCCCCTTCCGAAGTTGTTCCAAATCAAGGTGGTGGAAATGTTGATGAGAAACATGTTGCTTGGACTAGTGTTAAGCAAGAAAGATGGCAAGGAGAGCTTCAAGTTCAAGGCCAAATCCCACAATGGCTG AATGGAACATATCTAAGAAACGGGCCGGGCCTTTGGCACATCGGAGACTACAACTTCCGCCATCTCTTCGACGGCTACGCCACCCTCGTCCGCCTCAGCTTCGACACCGGCCGCCTCGTGATGGGCCACCGCCAAATCGAGTCCGACGCCTACAAAGCCtcccaaaaaaatcaaaaactaTGCTACCGTGAATTCTCCGAGGCCCCCAAAACCGACAACTTCTTGGCCTACATGGGCGACCTAGCCAAGCTCCTATCCGGCGCCTCGCTCACCGACAACGCCAACACCGGTGTCGTGAAGCTAGGGGACGGACGGGTCGTGTGCTTGACCGAGACCCAAAAGGGGTCTATTGTTATAGACCCCGACACATTGGACACGTTGGGGAAGTTCGAGTATAGTGACAATTTGGGCGGGCTGATCCACTCGGCCCACCCAATTGTCACTGATACTGAATTTATTACTTTGTTACCCGATTTAATTAATCCGGGTTATCAAGTGGTGACGATGGAGCCCGGGTCGAATGAGAGGAAAGTGATTGGGCGGGTGAATTGTCGGGGTGGGCCATCCCCCGGGTGGGTCCACTCGTTCCCGGTGACCGAGCACTATGTGGTGGTCCCGGAGATGCCACTTAGGTATTGTGCACAGAATTTGCTAAAGGCGGAGCCCACACCATTGTATAAGTTTAAATGGCATCCTGAGTCTAAAGGGTTCATGCATATTATGTGCAAATCTAGTGGCAAAATT GTGTCGAGTGTGGAGGTTCCTTTGTTTGTGACGTTTCATTACATCAATGCTTACGAAGAGAAAGATGAAGATGGAAGAGTCACGGCCGTCATCGCTGATTGTTGTGAACATAACGCCGATACTAACATTCTTCGAAACCTTACGCTTCAAAATCTTCGCACACGCAACGGCGAAGATGTGTTGCCTGATGCAAG GGTTGGGAGATTTAGGATTCCAATTGATGGGAGCCCAAATGGGACATTAGAGGCAGCATTGGATCCAAATGAGCATGGCAGAGGCATGGATATGTGTAGCATTAACCCTAACTTTTTGGGGAAGAAATATCGCTATGCTTATGCTTGTGGTGCTCAAAGGCCTTGCAACTTCCCCAATACCCTCACTAAG ATTGATTTAGTGGAGAAGAAAGCCAAGAATTGGTCTGAGGAAGGCTCCGTGCCCTCGGAGCCCTTCTTTGTGGCTAGGCCGGGTGCAACGGAGGAAGATGATG GTATTGTGATCTCAATGATAAGTGAGAAGAATGGTGATGGATTTGCATTGGTGTTGGATGGAACTACTTTTGAAGAAATTGCAAGAGCAAAATTCCCCTATGGCCTTCCTTATGGTCTGCATGGAGCATGGGTTCCCaagaaatga